The following nucleotide sequence is from Drosophila simulans strain w501 chromosome 3L, Prin_Dsim_3.1, whole genome shotgun sequence.
atggtaaTGGTGCATAATAATCGATTATGAAAGCAGAGTGGAAATCACTGAAAAGTTTAGTCAATTCTATTAACCATATAGTAAATTTAAGACTTTAGTTCATATAAGTAAAAGGTGTTATTCACTTATGGGAATAAAATGGTGTTAATGCGGAAATTATTCtgaaagttattaatttatttagatttgTTTAAGAACCGCAGTATTTATAATTGCATAGCTTTACTTTACAAAACTCCATTACCCtcccttttattttcttaaacaaTTGCGTTGTTTTCCcaaatttgaaacaaattgtTGTCTTCGAAAATAGCACAgtgagctggccaagaactatttttaatgaattatgaattgtgctcataaaaaaatagttaatgCTGTGCCATTAAATGAAATGGGAATTTGCTCTCGATAAATTAGGCCTTACAAATTGTGTGCTTTAATGGGCTTTTCATATCCACTTAGTGACTTTGAATTCTTCGTGCCGATACTTCGCCTCACTTGATGAGCCCCATTgggcatttaaaatgtttggaTTTTGATATGGTTTCTGGCCTTTTGTTGACAGCAATCGATTGCATATGGCTAAATGGGCGTTTTGGAAATTTCTTGATAGCATGTGGGGGAGCATTCGCATATCGTTCGACCCGATTCTGTTCGGTAATGACCTATTCGAGGAACTTAAAACAGAACACAGCGCATAGCATTCAACACGAATCGTTTTCTAATGCCAGAGGGTAtttgaaatcaaacaaaaacacaaccgACAATCAACAaagaagaaattaaaattcaaaattggaaatcataaaaattaagtGCAACGCGTAAACATGAACGAGTTTAGATAGAACGAGAAAGGTagatagagagagagcgagagggggATAGAGAAAGATTGAAGAAAGAACGGAACTTAAATACAAACCGAAAGCACTTACTTTggcgaatttatttatattcgtCTTTTTTCAGAGCATAGACATTGATATTcattgctttttatttctatgttttatatttgcttattttcGAAGCCAGTTCGGGCTCAGATCGTGTGAAAAACATGACACAAATGGTGAACTTAGAACATATAACTTAGGACGAGATACAACAGATCGCACACAAAAACGATAAATACCATAATAATGTACAGAAAACatattgaaataaaacgaTAAAACTAAAACGCTTAACCAAATGCACATACAAAAGATGCTGAATATTCgcatttcagttcagtttctTTTTCTCTTGGCTTTCCGCGATTTTTGactattattttgatttatgagaAGACACGTCAGTTCTAAAACGCCCAACAACAtatccttcgtcctgccaCTCGCTGATTTTGCTGTCGCCaccgttgttgtttttttggctGTGGGTGTCGCTCTCGTTGATGCCGTTGTCATTGCTTTCCTAATGAGCTCGTGGCAAACCTTACAATTTCTGACTACAACTGAGATGTTCAAATGTTGCTACATCTGTCACGGAGTAAAAACGAAAGATGTATAGAGACAGAGTGTGATTCGAGAGGTAGTAAGAAATGATAAGTTCAAATCATAAGTTCAAACACTGAGCGCGCAATCGAGTGACAATAATACGCATATCACATGTACGAGTATGTATAcagagagatagagatagagcTGCACAGCGAAGGACAAAGCTGCCTcgcacattgcgtatacgcaccgTTGTCTTCTCCAGACATCGCAGCAAGTGATGGTGCTGCAGCTCGAAGATGTCCTCGTCCCGATAGTTGTCATCCAGCTCGATGCCCGACTCCTGGGCAGCCCACCGGGCCTCGGCGGCCTTCTTCTTGCTGACAAAGGCGGCTCCGGACGAGGCCTTGGCAATGCGGATGCGCGCCAGGCGAGCTTTCTGCAAGGCCATAACACATAATGAGTatttgtgggtggtgggtgtaGTTTAGTTGGGATGCACACggaaaaatgcattaatttcACTGGCTCCCAGCTAAATTTCCAGCGATTTAATATCAGTGTCACAGAAACTGCTGGCAAAATCCGTAAATATAATTACAGGAAATTCCAGTCTGCAGTTTCTGTGACACTGATGGATTCCTTGGGATTCCCCAGATAGCCTTTTCCTTACCCGCTGCGCCTTGCGCTTGTCCGCTCGCTGGTTCTGGTGATAGATTCTACTAAAGTTCGATACGATAACAGGTACAGGTAAGGCGATGACCAGCACACCGCTGAGCGAGCAGACGCCGCCCACAATTTTGCCAGCTATTGTCTCTGGCACCATGTCGCCATATCTGCGACGGATGGAAAGATTTCAGAATAAGATTAGATAAGGTAATGGAAAATCTAGCCCTTTTAATTGGCATAAGAAACtaaagaaaacacacacattatATCACTCTGAGTAAACTCACCCCAGCGTCGTCATTGTGACGATGGTATACCAGAAGGCCGCCGGAATCGATGTGAAGTTGGTGCCATTGACGTTCTTCTCGGCGTAGAACATGACGGTGGCAAAGATGATAATGGCCATGGCCAGCGAGAAGACAAGGAAGCCCAGCTCGCTGGCGCAGGACTTGAGCGTGTAGCCGAGGATCCGGAGTCCTTGCGAGTGGCGCGAGAACTTGAAGATACGGAAGACACGGAACACGCGCAGCGTGACGAAAGCACCGCTCACGTCGTCGTTGTCGGTGATCCCGAGGCCGATGTAGTACGGCATAATGGCCACCACATCGATGATGCTCATCACCGAGCGCACGAACTTGCAGCGATCGGGGGCGGCGAAGAGTCGGAGTAGGTACTCCGCCGTGAAGATCATCACGCAGGCGGTATCCAGGCAGAAGAAGACGATCTTGTAGCGCTCGCCGCAGGGCAGAGTTCCCGCTCTGCCCGGCCGGTGGCCACACGGCACCGTCTCCACCACGTTGGCCATCACGGAGACGGCGATGAAGAAACCCGTAACATAGTAGAACACCAGGGCGCTCGTCGACGTGTGCGGATTCTCGAAGGCTCGCCACATCTTCTGGCGCATGTTGGTCAGCTGCTGCAGATTCTGATCCCCGTTCTCCGACAGCTTGTCGTCCATCAGCCGCTCCGCGTTCTCCCGCTTCCGGTCCCGGTAGTCCTCGTAGCAGCAGTCGCCTATAACATCCGGCATTATGCCAAAGAAGGCCAGCTCCTCGTCGTAGCTGGTGAGGCATTCGTGCTTCGGGTAGTGCAGCTTGCCCGTCCGGTAGTAGTTCAGTATGTGCCGGAAGATGTCCGGGTCCCGATCGAAGAAGTACTCTTTGCAGTCCTCGTCGTAGAAGAACTCCCTTTCATTGGAACCTGAATGTAATCAATATAAGTGTGAATTTATAAAGTGGTAGTAGTGGTTTATCAAGTTAATAAAGTTTGTTTACAGTTGGTAATATAGGAATAATGGAGTTTGTAAATATCTGAAAAAGTTCTTCGGAACTATTAAATTGTTCTTTTTAGCGAgagatacatatatgaaaatgttaaacaataaattcctTGTATATATGTAGAGAGAAGCATTTTCAAGAACACTTTTTATTCGATTTTCCTGAATTTACTGAAAggatttttattattcagaGTGAATAATTTATTGTACAGCCAATCGTCTGTAAACTGTATAAACTATTAAACAAAATGATGCTGGCTCTAAAACGTACAAAGTAGAATTGTTAAGGCTATAAATTTTGACCTTCCGCCCAATGAGTATGGGATTAGTAATCAAAGGATTTAGTAAATTACTAGGTCTCCTATTTTTAAATCTAAGTTTGTATTTATAGGGGGTTTAACCCCTTTTAGTACCTTGAGTActatattacgtatacgcacctAAAAGGGTGTCCGGATACTTCTCCAAGGTGTTCCGCCACGTCTCGAAGCGCCGCCCGGAGACGTTGATCAGGAGCTTCTCGTCGTCCGTTTTGCGGCGATCCTTGGGCATCGGGGGCGGtggcagtgggtgggtggctatCGGCACCCACCCGATGGCCGCCGCCCGGGCGAAGGGCAGCCAAGCGGCGACCGAGGCCATGCTATGGGGTGGAATGTTTCAGTGTCCCGGCTGACAGTAGGGCTTCTTTCCTGCGCTCCTCGCTGGGTTCCGTCCACCGGCTGGCTAATATCCTATATTATTTGGCAGTTTATTGGGGTGTCCCGGGTGTGCCGGGCGCTCTGCGGGATGGGGAGTCCGGTGATTAACTCCTATTTTAAAGCTTTCGACCGCCGCCCGTCCTTATTGTGCTGCGAGTGCATGTTTGCAACTTCTGGCTAGCTGTGTTTTATTGCTTGAACTTATTGCTGTCAttttgctgtggctgctgctacTTTTGCTTTTATCGTTCACTGCGGGGATATGAAAAGTTTCTCGTGTTCTCCAGTTGTGTTGATGTGCAGCACTGCAAGAAAGTGAAAAAGTTCGCCGCACTTTAGCACAAGTTTGTGGGAGGAAAAGGGGTCGCAATGAGGGTTTTAATTCTacgaaaagttttcaaaacaCGCTCACACCGAAATTTTTGCTGCAAGTTGAGCACTTTATTTGCTGAACTTAAGACCAACTAATATCTTGATATCTTCAATGGTTGCTAGTGAAAATGTTTGTGTCCTATTTCAAAGCAAGTAccatttaataaatgtttttgtaaataaaaattcccagAAAGACAGAACAGAAATGCAAAAACTCGTATaatctatttttaaacacatatttgaaaatatttatttaatgacgAATGCTTGTGCagaaattttccaaattgttGTAAACAAATGCCCAAGATTACCCTTAAATCCCCCGCAAATTCCCAGAGACCAAGTGTATAGTAAAGCAATCGGTTAGGGTTCGCTGAATCGAATTAAAACCGCccacatttaaattaaatgcattcaatTGTTTGAAATTCACTTCAATCGAATTCTAAAGTTTATGGGGAATCCCAAATACTCGTAGTATTGTCTGCTGGATTTTCCCGACTTTCTcaaagcataaatattatCATAAATCTGAGGGGAACAGCCCCCGAGCACaaactacacacacacacacccacacatcgGCCCACTCCTCAATTTCTCGCTTCACTTGTTTACATTATCAATTTATCCCCACCACTCCCCTACGCCCCtgcgtatatatgtataatgatTCACGGCAATCGACAGACAACGCCATTCAATGCGTTTTCGAGCAGCGCTCtgtctaaatatttaaacaagccaaacaaaatcgCAGGGAGCGACGGACCATGGGTCTGGCATGGGTCCGGCAGCTGGGAGCATTATTTTGGCCAGAGCCAGTGGAGTGAACGACCACCGGATGGTCTTCCATCTGTCCACGTCTGGATGGATCTGGTTTGGACCCGAACTTCTTGCCTGGGATGGAAACAGTGGGAAAATGGTCACCATACCATTATAatgattatattattataaaaaatataaaagttcaACATTAAATAcaacttttcatattttaatgtatattaCATTGAAGGAAACCCATAATTTTACAGGGTATTATTAAATTGTCAACATTCAGTTCTGGCATCTACATTTATGACAAGATTTGATTTTACAGATACAATATCTAAAATTGTACTCAacctatttttattataataggACAATAAAGTCAGATTTTCACTTATTTTCGTACGTATCGCAGCCATCGCACACTCTTCtagtgcgcttcgtcactatgTAAACTGCAATTCATAGTGATAACTACTGTTGCCacattcaaataaaatagGTTGTTTTTAAACACTGGTCTTTCTATTAgaatgtaattaattatttcaagaactagatttaaatgaattcaCACTAGACATACTATGgcgtttctttttatattattatttgttttcagtgtagCTTTTATATGCCATGCTGAAATTTTAATCTCTTTTAGAATTTTCCATTGCATTCCGTTTTGAGTGTACGCGAAAGATTGGACGGGATGCGTGGGTGGCTTTGTTGCTCCGTTCGCCAGTCGCACAAcaaatttatgtgcatttcAATGGACAGTAAACACCCTGCAAATCTTCCTTGGGCCACAAGTCATTTTCCAAACAACAATTAGAacgcaaaaagtttttttgtcTGTCCTTTGGCCTTGCGCCCACTTCGCGGCTAcaaaccacccacccaactAACCACCCAACTGGGAACTGTGACAAAAAGTCATTTGTTTCCATAAATGTCATGGCTTGGCATGACTCTTGAAGTCTATATAATGTGTTTCTTTGatttatacaatatttatggCTCTGTGTTTAGTTGTGTTACTGTGGCACTATGTTACTCCATTGCTACGTAATTCCGGCCAAGAGCACATCGATTGCACTGCCAGAAAATGCGggtttatttcttttaagCACCTTAATTAAAAGTGGATGCATATTTAAGAGCACCTTTTAACTGTGAAATGCgtgatttaatataaaaattatgtaACAATGCTCACATGgtgtttaaaaatgaaagaaaacaaatgtcaaaaaaCAATTAGAGAAGCACATTGAATCTTATATACCCTTGcaatagttttatatttaaaaaaaaaacgtttatATCACTGCATGATCAGAAATTTCGGAACTCATTATTTCGCCTTTATTAAAATAGACTGGAAATTGAAGAAATATCGAACTAAGATTTATTTTCGATTATTATAAGACAGTTTTCTATGACAGCTCtatgattaaaataaaacctaAAACCATCAAAAGGAATATTTATTCGTATTATTATACTCTCATCTTCAATAGATAAAAGACTTTTGAGTAAGTATTATGAAGATATAGTTACTACTAAAAGACCAGTTTGAGTAGAAACGAAGGAATGGACAAACGGACACGACTCGACTCTACTGTTGATActgattaaaaatatatatgttttaaatag
It contains:
- the LOC6739664 gene encoding potassium voltage-gated channel protein Shal isoform X3, whose translation is MASVAAWLPFARAAAIGWVPIATHPLPPPPMPKDRRKTDDEKLLINVSGRRFETWRNTLEKYPDTLLGSNEREFFYDEDCKEYFFDRDPDIFRHILNYYRTGKLHYPKHECLTSYDEELAFFGIMPDVIGDCCYEDYRDRKRENAERLMDDKLSENGDQNLQQLTNMRQKMWRAFENPHTSTSALVFYYVTGFFIAVSVMANVVETVPCGHRPGRAGTLPCGERYKIVFFCLDTACVMIFTAEYLLRLFAAPDRCKFVRSVMSIIDVVAIMPYYIGLGITDNDDVSGAFVTLRVFRVFRIFKFSRHSQGLRILGYTLKSCASELGFLVFSLAMAIIIFATVMFYAEKNVNGTNFTSIPAAFWYTIVTMTTLGYGDMVPETIAGKIVGGVCSLSGVLVIALPVPVIVSNFSRIYHQNQRADKRKAQRKARLARIRIAKASSGAAFVSKKKAAEARWAAQESGIELDDNYRDEDIFELQHHHLLRCLEKTTM
- the LOC6739664 gene encoding potassium voltage-gated channel protein Shal isoform X2, producing MASVAAWLPFARAAAIGWVPIATHPLPPPPMPKDRRKTDDEKLLINVSGRRFETWRNTLEKYPDTLLGSNEREFFYDEDCKEYFFDRDPDIFRHILNYYRTGKLHYPKHECLTSYDEELAFFGIMPDVIGDCCYEDYRDRKRENAERLMDDKLSENGDQNLQQLTNMRQKMWRAFENPHTSTSALVFYYVTGFFIAVSVMANVVETVPCGHRPGRAGTLPCGERYKIVFFCLDTACVMIFTAEYLLRLFAAPDRCKFVRSVMSIIDVVAIMPYYIGLGITDNDDVSGAFVTLRVFRVFRIFKFSRHSQGLRILGYTLKSCASELGFLVFSLAMAIIIFATVMFYAEKNVNGTNFTSIPAAFWYTIVTMTTLGYGDMVPETIAGKIVGGVCSLSGVLVIALPVPVIVSNFSRIYHQNQRADKRKAQRKARLARIRIAKASSGAAFVSKKKAAEARWAAQESGIELDDNYRDEDIFELQHHHLLRCLEKTTACGKYMPAASNAQNSQNNQPMDGTYLVEASF
- the LOC6739664 gene encoding potassium voltage-gated channel protein Shal isoform X1 encodes the protein MASVAAWLPFARAAAIGWVPIATHPLPPPPMPKDRRKTDDEKLLINVSGRRFETWRNTLEKYPDTLLGSNEREFFYDEDCKEYFFDRDPDIFRHILNYYRTGKLHYPKHECLTSYDEELAFFGIMPDVIGDCCYEDYRDRKRENAERLMDDKLSENGDQNLQQLTNMRQKMWRAFENPHTSTSALVFYYVTGFFIAVSVMANVVETVPCGHRPGRAGTLPCGERYKIVFFCLDTACVMIFTAEYLLRLFAAPDRCKFVRSVMSIIDVVAIMPYYIGLGITDNDDVSGAFVTLRVFRVFRIFKFSRHSQGLRILGYTLKSCASELGFLVFSLAMAIIIFATVMFYAEKNVNGTNFTSIPAAFWYTIVTMTTLGYGDMVPETIAGKIVGGVCSLSGVLVIALPVPVIVSNFSRIYHQNQRADKRKAQRKARLARIRIAKASSGAAFVSKKKAAEARWAAQESGIELDDNYRDEDIFELQHHHLLRCLEKTTDREFVELEIPFNGQPKRPGSPSPMASPAHSTNSAAGLLQSCCGRCCSQRYQACGKYMPAASNAQNSQNNQPMDGTYLVEASF